A genomic stretch from Oreochromis niloticus isolate F11D_XX linkage group LG11, O_niloticus_UMD_NMBU, whole genome shotgun sequence includes:
- the LOC100707174 gene encoding E3 ubiquitin-protein ligase rnf146: MMASCGEVDHSVSSLPSSKKGSNSGGGSGNSAESSCSGSSNSSPALSVPECAICLQSCVHPVQLPCHHVFCFLCVKGASWQSKRCALCRQEVPDDFLERPTLLSPEELKASAGGRGGAASDHAWYYEGRNGWWQYDERTSRELEDAFSKGKKTAEMLIAGFLYVADLENMVQYRRNEHGRRRKMKRDVLDIPKKGVAGLRLDTEGVTGAVGATSRENSADGADTTLTNIQQQVTGISSTVSAPSAPARPPTSLGGQPGPSTSPPLEDALSQLQISPRPTPSHERSEAGEGEEDEEEEASPSRSSDPHTSVDESGSGDWSDDEDEEDEEENGGDGERVEPWEGRPRRQRLNPEDRAPPRSESASPSPSSSSSGRSRMPDGQCTVTEV, from the coding sequence ATGATGGCTAGTTGTGGAGAGGTAGACCACTCTGTTAGCTCACTCCCATCCAGCAAGAAAGGCAGCAATAGTGGTGGTGGAAGTGGGAACAGTGCAGAATCATCATGCTCTGGCTCCAGCAACTCATCCCCAGCTCTGTCAGTTCCTGAGTGTGCCATCTGTCTGCAGAGCTGCGTCCACCCAGTCCAACTGCCATGCCATCACgtcttctgtttcctgtgtgtaaAGGGAGCATCTTGGCAGAGCAAACGATGCGCTCTCTGCAGACAAGAAGTACCTGATGACTTCCTTGAAAGGCCTACACTACTCTCTCCAGAGGAGCTGAAAGCATCAGCAGGAGGTCGGGGTGGGGCAGCGAGTGATCACGCTTGGTATTATGAGGGGCGTAATGGTTGGTGGCAGTATGATGAGCGAACCAGCCGTGAGCTGGAGGACGCTTTCTCCAAGGGTAAGAAGACAGCCGAAATGCTCATCGCTGGTTTTTTGTATGTAGCTGACCTGGAGAACATGGTGCAGTATAGGCGCAATGAGCACGGTCGCAGACGTAAGATGAAAAGAGACGTTTTAGATATTCCCAAGAAGGGAGTGGCAGGACTGCGATTGGACACTGAGGGTGTTACTGGGGCCGTAGGGGCTACAAGTAGAGAGAACTCTGCTGATGGGGCTGATACCACACTAACAAATATACAGCAACAGGTTACAGGTATCTCTTCTACTGTATCAGCCCCTTCAGCTCCTGCCAGACCTCCCACTTCCCTTGGTGGTCAGCCAGGCCCCAGTACTAGCCCACCTCTGGAGGATGCTCTCTCCCAGCTGCAAATCAGCCCCAGGCCCACACCTTCTCATGAGCGGTCTGAGGCTGGggaaggagaggaagatgaggaagaggaggcctcACCTTCCAGGTCCTCTGATCCTCACACCTCTGTAGACGAGTCTGGCTCTGGAGATTGGAGTGATGATGAGGACGAGGAGGATGAAGAAGAGAACGGGGGAGATGGAGAGCGTGTGGAGCCGTGGGAGGGTAGGCCAAGGAGACAAAGACTGAATCCAGAGGACAGAGCCCCTCCTCGTTCAGAGTCTGCCTCCCCGTCTCCCTCATCCAGTAGCAGTGGAAGGTCCAGAATGCCTGATGGCCAGTGTACAGTGACTGAAGTGTGA
- the mdh2 gene encoding malate dehydrogenase, mitochondrial, with product MFSRAVRPTVSFVRGLATSSQNKAKVAVLGASGGIGQPLSLLLKNSPLVSHLSLYDIAHTPGVAADLSHIETRAKVTGHIGPDQLDAALQGCDVVVIPAGVPRKPGMTRDDLFNTNASIVATLTDACARTCPEALICIISNPVNSTIPITSEIMKKHGVYNPNKVFGVTTLDIVRANTFVAELKGLDPARVNVPVIGGHAGKTIIPLISQCTPKVEFPADQLSALTERIQEAGTEVVKAKAGAGSATLSMAYAGARFTFSVLDAMNGKEGVVECSFVRSEETECKYFSTPILLGKNGIEKNLGLGKLSAFEEKLVADAIGELKASIKKGEDFVANLK from the coding sequence ATGTTTTCCCGTGCTGTGAGACCCACCGTTAGCTTCGTGCGGGGCTTGGCCACCTCCTCGCAGAACAAAGCCAAGGTGGCGGTGCTCGGGGCTTCGGGCGGCATAGGCCAGCCGCTATCTCTGCTACTCAAGAATAGCCCCCTGGTGAGCCACCTCTCCCTGTATGATATCGCTCATACACCCGGAGTGGCTGCAGACCTCAGCCACATCGAGACGAGGGCCAAGGTGACCGGCCACATAGGCCCCGACCAGCTCGACGCTGCGCTGCAGGGCTGCGACGTTGTGGTAATTCCAGCCGGCGTGCCCAGAAAACCAGGCATGACCCGCGATGACCTTTTTAACACCAACGCTAGCATTGTGGCCACCTTGACCGATGCCTGCGCCCGCACTTGCCCCGAGGCTCTGATCTGTATTATCTCGAATCCCGTCAACTCCACCATCCCGATTACATCAGAGATCATGAAGAAGCATGGAGTGTACAACCCCAACAAAGTGTTTGGTGTCACAACCTTGGACATTGTAAGAGCTAACACCTTTGTTGCAGAGCTCAAGGGCCTGGATCCTGCTCGTGTTAATGTGCCGGTGATTGGAGGCCATGCTGGGAAGACCATCATTCCCCTCATTTCCCAGTGCACACCTAAAGTGGAGTTCCCTGCTGACCAGCTCTCGGCCCTGACTGAAAGGATCCAGGAGGCCGGCACAGAGGTGGTCAAGGCCAAGGCTGGAGCTGGATCTGCAACCCTCTCGATGGCCTATGCTGGCGCCCGCTTCACCTTCTCCGTCCTGGATGCCATGAATGGAAAAGAGGGAGTGGTGGAGTGTTCCTttgtcaggtctgaggagacAGAGTGCAAGTACTTCTCCACACCTATCCTTCTGGGGAAGAACGGCATTGAGAAGAACCTTGGCCTCGGCAAGTTGTCCGCCTTTGAGGAGAAGCTGGTTGCTGACGCCATCGGTGAGCTGAAGGCCTCTATCAAGAAGGGCGAGGATTTTGTCGCCAACTTGAAGTGA